In Ipomoea triloba cultivar NCNSP0323 chromosome 15, ASM357664v1, one genomic interval encodes:
- the LOC116007074 gene encoding probable protein kinase At2g41970 encodes MFCCGGSEEDNLSGPPANQSTAPPRGGNPYGGAGGGDRGGEPKGSGGGRGGAPQKVLPIEIPAMQLDELNRLTDNFGQEALVGEGSYGRVFSATLSTGEQVAIKKLDTSTTSEPDSDFAAQLSVVSRLKSDHFATLLGYCLEANNRILVYEFATLGSLHDVLHGRKGVQGAEPGPALTWGQRVKIAFGAAKGLEYLHEKVQPAIVHRDVRSSNVLLFDDFSAKIADFNLTNQSSDTAARLHSTRVLGTFGYHAPEYAMTGQITQKSDVYSFGVVLLELLTGRKPVDHTMPKGQQSLVTWATPRLSEDKVKQCVDPKLNNEYPPKAVAKLAAVAALCVQYEADFRPNMTIVVKALQPLLNSKPAPESARPV; translated from the exons ATGTTCTGCTGTGGGGGTTCTGAGGAGGATAACCTTAGCGGTCCACCGGCTAACCAAAGCACTGCCCCTCCTAGAGGCGGCAACCCCTACGGTGGCGCTGGCGGTG GTGATAGGGGAGGAGAGCCAAAGGGATCTGGGGGTGGGAGAGGTGGAGCTCCCCAGAAAGTTCTACCAATAGAGATACCTGCTATGCAATTGGATGAGCTGAATAGATTGACAGATAACTTTGGGCAGGAAGCTTTGGTAGGAGAAGGATCATATGGCCGTGTTTTTTCTGCGACTTTGAGCACTGGGGAGCAAGTGGCCATTAAGAAGTTGGATACAAGTACTACATCCGAGCCAGATTCTGACTTTGCAGCACAG TTATCAGTGGTTTCAAGACTTAAGAGCGATCATTTTGCAACGCTTCTCGGTTATTGCCTGGAGGCGAACAATCGTATTCTTGTCTATGAGTTTGCAACATTGGGCTCTTTGCACGATGTGTTACACG GCAGGAAAGGTGTACAAGGTGCAGAGCCAGGTCCAGCTCTTACCTGGGGTCAGAGAGTGAAGATAGCATTTGGAGCAGCGAAAGGGCTCGAATATCTACACGAAAAAGTTCAGCCAGCTATTGTTCATCGCGATGTTAGGTCCAGCAATGTGTTACTCTTTGATGATTTTTCTGCTAAGATTGCAGATTTTAACTTGACAAACCAGTCATCTGACACAGCGGCTCGGTTGCATTCAACCCGAGTCTTGGGAACATTCGGTTATCATGCACCTGA GTATGCAATGACGGGGCAGATTACTCAAAAAAGTGATGTTTACAGTTTTGGAGTCGTTCTTTTAGAACTTTTGACAGGGAGGAAGCCAGTAGATCATACAATGCCTAAGGGTCAACAAAGTCTGGTTACATGG GCCACTCCGAGATTGAGTGAAGATAAAGTGAAACAATGTGTGGATCCCAAACTAAATAATGAATATCCCCCAAAGGCAGTGGCTAAG TTGGCGGCTGTGGCAGCACTCTGTGTTCAATACGAGGCAGATTTTCGGCCAAACATGACAATTGTTGTCAAGGCATTACAACCACTTCTGAACTCAAAGCCGGCCCCCGAGTCCGCGAGACCTGTCTGA
- the LOC116006375 gene encoding uncharacterized protein LOC116006375 has protein sequence MAEVMGSEIETVEQRLKSFLSQLQSEFGILDRIVYKNKNQHRRCSYFQYLMKVRRDLRLLKSANPEEIFSASFDVIHGKRPKQKVQLLESLKRRRTNSNKHNFLDRLLGVAHLLSQMTEPMLKAATQVSTLLARSFFMGFSLTVLALLARIRVLVQQMLLDVVFVFNRVSSLSQKEQAVRLTQERFEVFREYYPAKQQPTFLECIWETDKYRLIEKKGASEVENQEKKIKEDACIETSKIKYQSVEIFLGEDECDKTVPGEVNVERSSSLNKKTVPGDVERSSSLNKKDKSSLSSPIPEINDDEAQVPPGSDIAVSPDKSIVSTGMLKSDAEVKIKPKAKRNVAFVSIKRPAPSLSSVNEPGHCLQGNEKGGSSTTEEDPFFSLLTGGNKNSTLF, from the coding sequence ATGGCTGAAGTTATGGGTTCGGAGATTGAAACAGTTGAGCAAAGGTTGAAATCATTTCTCAGTCAGCTTCAATCGGAGTTTGGCATTCTCGATCGAATTGTGTACAAAAACAAGAATCAACACAGAAGATGCTCTTACTTTCAGTACCTGATGAAGGTGAGAAGAGACTTAAGACTTCTCAAATCAGCAAATCCAGAGGAGATTTTCAGTGCCTCATTTGATGTCATCCATGGAAAGAGGCCTAAGCAAAAGGTGCAGCTTCTAGAAAGCCTGAAGAGGAGAAGAACAAACAGTAACAAGCACAACTTTTTGGATCGGCTCCTGGGAGTTGCTCACCTGTTGTCACAGATGACTGAGCCAATGTTGAAGGCAGCAACGCAGGTATCAACTCTTCTTGCTCGATCATTTTTCATGGGGTTCTCGTTGACAGTGTTGGCTTTGTTGGCGCGAATCAGAGTTTTGGTTCAGCAAATGCTTCTAGATGTTGTTTTTGTATTCAACCGTGTATCCTCTCTTTCTCAAAAGGAACAAGCAGTTAGGTTAACTCAAGAACGATTTGAGGTTTTTAGGGAATATTATCCCGCAAAGCAACAGCCTACTTTCCTAGAATGCATTTGGGAGACTGATAAGTATAGATTAATTGAGAAGAAAGGTGCAAGTGAGGTCGAAAACCaggaaaagaaaatcaaagaagATGCTTGTATTGAAACATCAAAGATTAAGTACCAAAGTGTAGAGATTTTCCTAGGAGAAGACGAATGTGATAAGACTGTCCCCGGTGAAGTTAATGTAGAAAGATCATCTTCCTTGAATAAAAAGACTGTCCCCGGTGATGTAGAAAGATCATCTTCCTTGAATAAAAAGGATAAGAGTTCCCTGTCGAGTCCTATCCCTGAGATTAATGATGATGAGGCTCAAGTTCCACCAGGTTCTGATATTGCGGTTTCTCCTGACAAGAGTATTGTTTCTACTGGAATGCTTAAGAGTGATGCTGAAGTGAAAATCAAGCCTAAAGCAAAGCGTAATGTTGCATTTGTCTCGATAAAAAGACCTGCTCCTTCATTGTCATCTGTGAATGAACCAGGACATTGCCTTCAAGGAAATGAAAAGGGTGGTTCTTCAACTACAGAAGAAGACCCATTTTTCAGTTTACTTACCGGAGGAAACAAGAATAGtactttgttttaa